The Haematobia irritans isolate KBUSLIRL chromosome 1, ASM5000362v1, whole genome shotgun sequence DNA segment ttgacaaaatactaccctaaaatgcaacgaaaaaaccatgtggttttcaatacttatttgtgcaacgaagttcgtggtcaattgcaagaaataaaaaaaatggaaaattttagacaaataaccaaatagtttataaaaataggtaagtgaaaataaaaaatgaaataaaactttaaggaagtcactaaatatatatctctttgcagaaaactaaaattatggattctacgttcttgaaaacattaaaaagctgaccgatgaaaaaatggtggacaattaactggaactgcttcaaatagtttataataattggtacgtcaatatgaaaaattaaatcaacactttagagaagtcactaaatttaaatctctttgcagaaaactaaaatctttggatgctacattcttgctaacaataagaagctgaccaatgaaaaatgagtggcttatcgacaagaaagtttccagaaacattacaagtgcaatcaattaaaattgttaaaaacaacaaattgttgaaatcaacaacttctggatgaaaatgtgcatcacatcgtcagtttaattcatgtgctattatcagtttaaaatggatattttgtgaattccttctgctggaaatcaattctaacacgcggtccagtacattcctaatttcaaattgcccgcaggttaataaatgttaatgctgttttatgacaccaaaaggaaggaaatcgaattatcaatgcaaaagtgtttactaataatgtttaagatatttaaagttttgttgtttgttttttttttttgttcttatttgttgaaatatttaataagattattatttatcaattggtattgtagtgtattatgtagtgtagtgtattattatatattttattttgataaaaattaataaattatacaaaattcatagaattttggctttgactttcaatttgaagtggggatatcattcatacaaatttaggttgaaaagtatttgcaacgatgttaatttggaatttgactcgcatcgaaaatagtttgacaaattattgagtagcgatgcatttcaatttgaggataacacttgagatattattgctgatgtgttgaatttcactgttgagggtaatgtctgttttttgttgagaacgcgattttctcaacaatttctcaacttgaatattaccctaatcctttgaaaaaatgtttgaaaaattgttgaaagttagcatttttcaaacgtttctgTTTATTgggtatgttccctcaaaacttgccactcagatatcttgtcattcagttccggagaggtcaacgttacgtccaaaacctcttgtctgttcctggtgacgaaggttggtgcatctcccttattgcaaactaccatgttagtacgcaaaataaactctattagcgactctccccttgcattagtatcactacttcaccaaatactatgatgtgcatttgcatcgcatcccataatgagttttgtctttgtttttagtgactcctcaactaaggtcttaacggcacagggtggcatctccctatcatgccccatgtagaccgaagatacccaatagttgcatgtggatatctctagactggctacgacagtgtctgcattgctcaatgaaggaagcagaaacaagtttagttcgtttttagcaattatacatgctcgatttatatcgttaccggtattatgcaaaagtttgaaacccggagtgcttaattcacagatcttgttcttatatatgtatggttcttgaataagaactatatctatgtctcctttcatcaggagaacttttaaggcagcaccagcggccttacaatggtgaagatttatctggaggaaccgtagaaccatccaaattttcaaccaccgtcacatcagccgcttcaattgagtcatcaagggcttcctcttcacagatttcGGTGACTCTcgtaacaatccgcggttcagctttggtgaggcttgagcctgtaaaaACTTCccacatatgattttcgccatagtctgcaggttttatgtctccttcggcttcgctaggagattttttcactgctgactctaccggaggcttgtccgtatcggaatcctttggctgatcgcttttgtataccttcatatggatatcatgaaagccataacttacgcgtccttgggtctgggctagatgtggcagcgactctatgtttattataaacaccgcatgtcgtcttggtccatccacctcatccaaacgaccaaccttccaatcggcggttggaagatctgggttacattcttttagtctctctagtattgactcaggatcaggagggtttgccggtatccatgcatgtgctctaggtttagccggtatgtcttttttatcgactaactccaaagcggctccttcccaaacttcaccaattagcatcaatgcagctttaaagcaatccatagacctctggtctgcaaaagctattaacttatattgtccttgataccatccagcatcttgccgtcgaggacttggtccgggaaacttttttcgcacctctgagtagacaccagacatcgcgttctcaatttccccccatttttgccttggaaactgaggcaaacgatctttgatcccgtttagaggatggcagctcatccggtgatcgttcccttttcccagcttcaagaattccttgagcccattttaaggaatcgctttgcttagccgacaacgtgcttgggtcgactgatcctaatttctttatgaTAAACAAAGcaattcttcgttccttgaatctctttcgagagggattgcctccttttgatgtcgtcaccttagacttcccaaagtgtcaccgccagtcgacccgtctacaggtcgactaattgggcctgactcttggtcgctgcccaaatttataacttcagtcgttacccgtccactgggccctgaagttagcaacccagtggatgactttgaatttcgctgcatggtggtttattatttccaccacacgtgaaattcgtaataagtacttattacgatgaaatactccgctattagaaaatacgtccgttcagttcgacggttgaataattgCTTGTAGAACGGGTCCAGTATACAATAAGTTATTAAGACTAACGCCATTAGAAGTTGGACTGGAAGCATTAAATACCACACGCAATTTAGTGGTGGCGCTGTCAGGCTTGAAAACAGCGTGATGGGGTAAATAATACACAGTATCAGACGAATTTTCCTTATTCTCATCAACCATGATCATATGTCCCAAATCAGCGTACTCTTGTAGTACGCTGTCATACTGAATCTTCAGATCGGGATTTCTCATTAACCGCGCCTCATTTCGCTTAAATTGAGAAATGGCATTATTTTGGGACAAACCAAGTTGCAAATCGTTGGGGTATTCACGCTTAAAAGGCTGTGAAACAACATATCGACCATTATCATTACGATAAGTCCGTCGAAGGTATAATTCTTCACACCATCTACCCTCTTCTGACATAGTGCATACTTTCAGTATATCTTCGATTTCCCAAAACCTAGCAAGTAAAATGATACCACCGACTGTAGGGACTTGGTTTGGGTGACTTTGGCAGTCACGATCCAACCGAAAACTGATTTCTGAGCAATAAGATCACCATTAGGGTGCTTATGAACATCGGTATGCATTATCCGAGCATATATGTCACCACCCAGTAAAAGGTCCATATGAGAACATTTTAGATCACACATCGTGATCTCACATCGCAGATTTACAATCTAATAGCTGCGACAATGAATAAGTTGGCAAACGACCAGTCAACTTGTCAACAACATACGCATCTGTCGACAGCTCAAAAGTTAGGTCAATAAGGGAGCACAATGAGATCCTACAAACATTAGTAGACTTCGCCGATATCGTGCCGTTTAGGCCAATAATATTCGCAGAAGTAACTGGGAATATCGGCAAAGCAAGTTTCTTTTGCAACTTTCGTGAAATGAAAGTTGCTTGCGAGGCAGAATCGAACAATGCTCTAGCCGAACACTTTACGCCATGATAACACAATTCTACCACAAAAGTTCCCAAAAGAACTGTAGAAAACGGTGATGTTTCCATAGCAATTGCAAAAGTTTGCAACGAACGGGCAGCCTCTGATGTAGAAGGAACATCGTCGGAAGCTGATCGGGCTGGATTTCCCATATTGCGGATCATTCCAGGTCGTGAGCACGAATCTCGACTTACTTATGTTGAAGATTCCCTTCTATGCAAGTGAGAATGATGTCTTTGTTTGCAGAAGAAACATATATTCGAGCTCTTACAATTGCTAAAAGTGTGCGATGATGCCAGACAATTTGTGCAACATTTAAGTCGTTTGACGGTTTCCAATCGATCGTTAACTGACATTCGAAGAAATTCTTCGCGTAATCGAAGGGGATGCGATTCGGAACAACGAGGACATTTCTGCTGAGGATTAGATGGTACAGTCGTAGAGAAGCTCTTAAAACGTCTGTTACTATTACTATTAGTACATGACTTTCGCTTTGGGCTAGtagttttttttaacataacttGGACCAGATGTCGAAATATTATGGGCGCCTTTAATGTCAAAGACGGACTCAAGAGTCTGATACCGAGCTGTCAAAAACTTATCCATTGTTTCCCATTTAGGTAGGTTAGAACTCGACCCTTGAGATTGCTCCCAATGTTCTAGGGCAACTTCAGGAAGACGGgtggaacatatgaaaacaaatataacGTCCCAATTCTTCGTATCAATGCCCAAAAGAGACAAATTAGTTATGTAGTCGCTCATAGCACGCTGCAACTGCTTAATAGAGGAACCAGATTCTTTTAAAATAGGTGCAAGattgaataaaatcttgagttgGGCGTTTACGAGAACCCTTTTGTTCTCATAACGGTCGACTAAATTTTGCCAAGCCATCTGAAAACCCTCATTagtaataggacatgtttttataATATCACGGGCTTCACCTTCCGTCTTTTGCATCAGATAATACATTTTCTGAATGTTACTGCACACAGAGAATAGATTGGTTGGAAAATGATCGTTATAATGAAAATTCCACATTTAGAGCTCAATGATAGTTGGGTCAATTTACATTcattttttccaaacattttttcgtcATTTCTACCACTTGGTGATAATTGGAATGGATTTTTATTTGTGATGCATGATAAATAGTTGTAGTAACCAAGTgtctctatttaaaaaaaaaaatcagaatatCAGTCAATACGACCTACTTGAAATCAGATTAGTAACTAACAGTTAATAATCACAGCCCGCTTAATTATATTTGTCTTTAAAACTGGACCGCAAGATATACTATTGAAGAACCGACATTTGCTCTGGATGCAGAGTGGTAAACAGGAATAtttgacaacaaatttcaaagattggtTAAATATATTCCTATACGTTTGAGAAGTCATATACAAAGATGGGAATATTATTATGCATTGaccaaataaatagaaaatgagCCTCCACATTGCTTTACATTAAATCTCTTGAAGTTGCTGGAGATTGCGGGTACGTTCTGGTTATTTCATCAATTGAGTGATTTGGATCTACTAATATGCAAATTGAGTTTTTTACGATTATATGAACGAACTCGCTGAAATGGCCTTTTTGCATGCAGGGATGAAAAATGACTCTCctagaacaaaatttaatttttgaacgaGGAAAATTGAACATTTGCGCCGCAAAAACGTTGCTTCCTCGCCAGCTGTCGAAATCAGGTACATAATGAccgagaaaataacagggttgagcAACAATGATACATGTTCaccgtaaaaaaatgtttggtctaAGAAGTGATCATATTTATACTCTGGGTGTGCATACATTTTCATGCAATAAATAGAGattctagagaaaaaattttatctactaCACATAGCGTATTAAGATTTATTTGTACCACTATacctatatgtaaataaaataaaatataatatttaactgtTAAGTacttgatttttaaatatatttttcattcgGTCATGAGTATTATTTaggttgggcaacacaaccgaatgatgaaggtagtcACAACTAatatcgtcggcagacccaaccaacaccatatgtggtattagttgtgtcgaccgaatcattcGGTTGACAgaactgccaactgatagtagctgcaactgccaaaaggaggttggcaataaattcggttatcacaccctcaaaaaaaatcgcttctttaacatatgttccaaacatattttgcaggaagcacatatattattgcatactgccgaaacattaatatgtttgttttatgtgaacatattatatgtttggaagcattttgagccaaaaatattatatgcttggaagactttttcccaaacacgattgtgctcattccctaacatactcgtaattttcacttccacgaaattttttagttattggcacctttctctgtaatacaaataatgttgaagaaattattcacttttataaattgtttaaattttacctttcgcctgcacggagaatcgaaccgaggaccatacagtttgtaagccaacacactatccactgggctacgtagctgttatagtcaccaatagataattatcgttttaagttacatttatatagcatagtttgcagcgcccacgagcctatgcaaacataacattatttaacagaaacatacatttgtttgccacgtggagcagtggttagcatgtctgccttgcatgcaaagggtcgtgggttcaatccctgctccgaccgaacatttttttgttttttttttaatttaacatttatatttatactatattattttttataccctccatcataggatgggggtatattaacttcgtcattccgtttgtaacacatcgaaatattgctctaagaccccataaagtatatatattctgggtcgtggtgaaattctgagtcgatctaagcatgtccgtccgtccgtccgtccgtccgtctgttgaaatcacgctaacttccgaacgaaacaagctatcgacttgaaacttggcacaagtagttgttatcgatgtaggtcggatggtattgcaaatgggccatatcggtccacttttacgtatagcccccatataaagggaccctcagatttgacttgtggagcctctaacagaagcatatttcatccgatccggctgaaatttggtatatagtgttggtatatggtctctaacaaccatgcaaaaattggtccacattggtccataattatatatagcccccatataaaccgatccccagatttggcttgcggagcctaaaagagaagcaaatttcatccgatgcggctgaaatttgctacaaggtgttggtatatggtctctaacaaccatgcaaaacttggttcacatcggttcataattatatatagcccctatataaaccgatccccagatttggattgtggagcctctaagagaagcatatttcttccgatccggctgaaatttggtacatgatgttggtatatggtctgtaacaatcatgcaaaaattggtccacatcggtccataattatatatagcccccatataaaccaatccccagatttgggttgcggagcctcaaagagaagcaaatttcatccgatcccgctgaaatttgctacatggtgttggtatatggtctctaacaaccatgcaaaaattggtccatatcggtccataattatatatagcccccatataaaccaatctccagatttgggttgcggagcctcaaagagaagcaaatttcagccgatccgcctgatatttggtacatgatattggtatatggtctctaacaaccatgcaaaaattggtccacatcggttcataattatatatagcccccatataaaccgatccccagatttgggttgcgaagtctccaagagaagcaaatttcatccaattggtccatatcggtccataattatatatagccccaatataaaacattctccagatttgacctccgcagcctcttggaggagcaaaattcatccgatccggttcaaattaggaacgtggtgttagtatatggtcgctaacaaccacaccaaaattggtccaatcacacaaaacttggtccatatcggttcataatcatggttgccactagagccaaaaataaaaaaaatttcaaaattttatttctatagaaaattttgtcaaaattttatttctatagaaaattttgtcaaattttatttctagagaaaattttgttaaaattttattcggttcataataaaattttcatcattgtcaaaatttatttctatagaaaattttgtcaaaattttatttctatagaaaattttgttcaaattttattcggttcataatcatcgttgccactcgagccaaaaataatctaccaagattttagttctatagaaaattttgtcaaaagtttatttctatagaaaattttgttaaaattttatttctgtagaaatttttgtcaaaattttctttctatagaaaattttgtcaaaatttttatttcttttgaaaattttgtgaaaattttatttctatagaaaattttgtcaaaattttatgtctactttgtcaaactgaattatatacgtattggatcgaacttttttgatttaatatataccacgtatggacttacatacaatttagaagatggtgttaggaggttttaagataccttgccatcggcaagcgttaccgcaacttaagtaattcgattgtggatggcagtgcttagatgaagtttctacgcaatccatgatggagggtacataagcttcggcctggccgaacttacggccgtatgtacttgttttttttaaatgaaacttcgaaatgtgcgttattaaagatttatagtcagtaacagtgcttgatataaacgaaattgactgatttttggataaaatattattttttttgcaaaaataacaatcttgtaataaaaaactgtttttgtacaaaactttaaaatttggaaggaattcaaaaactaacaaaagaagaacgtggagtcgagtataaacatacatacataattttataatataaacataaatttatttaggagtgaacagttttttactagcatttaacactctaaaattccttttatttttctttaataattcattttaaagacaataaactttttaaattgttttagctgtaaaactcgaacttaatgcccgcttttatatttgatggtgtccgtcaactcctcgtggactactttttaataaagaggaactaaagtttgtttttttacatgttactgtgtaatttttcactatttcctccttatttcattttactgtcccaactctaaaaagagtatagtgccctttcgttatttttatgaagacccctgatttcttttaaagaaccaagaaaaaaattgtgcccataatgccaaaatgataaacaaaacacatgtccacacatacataaaatgctgctctcaaggcgaaaacataagct contains these protein-coding regions:
- the LOC142231126 gene encoding uncharacterized protein LOC142231126, coding for MSEEGRWCEELYLRRTYRNDNGRYVVSQPFKREYPNDLQLGLSQNNAISQFKRNEARLMRNPDLKIQYDSVLQEYADLGHMIMVDENKENSSDTVYYLPHHAVFKPDSATTKLRVVFNASSPTSNGVSLNNLLYTGPVLQAIIQPSN